CTGATCGAGCGGAGTCGGTGGATGGCGGCTGTCGACCAGGTGCACAAGTCCCCTGAGCTTGTCGTTGTTCACCAGATATGACTCAATGAGCTTGCCCCACTGCCGGCTGATCGATTTCGACACCTTCGAGTAGCCGTATCCGGGAAGGTCAACAAACATGATATTCGCGTCGGTCATGAAGAAGTTGACTGCCCGCGTTTTGCCGGGAGTCTGCGAAACTTTCGCGACATTTCTAATGCCGACAAGCCTGTTGAGCAGGGAAGACTTTCCAACATTGGATCGCCCCGCAAATGCTACTTGTGGGTATGGTTCGGCTTTGAAGTCTTTAGGTTTTACAACAGAGTAGAGGTATTCGCAGTTCTTAATCTTTAGCATGATGACCGTTCTTGCCGAAGACGATCCTCAGTACTTCCGAAGCTGTTCTGACTTTATGGATCTTAAGCCCGCTCAGGAGTTCCTTCGGGAGTTCCTTTATGTCTTTCTCATTCTTTCTGGGACAGATTATCTCTTTGATACCCGCGCGTTTGGCGGCGATAAATTTCTCGTTAAGTCCACCGACAGGGAGCACGTCACCCATCAGCGTGATCTCGCCGGTCATTGCAACATCGGTCCTGACCGGTTTCTCGGAAAACGCCGACACGAGCGCTGTCAGGAGCGAGATTCCCGCAGAGGGTCCGTCCTTTGGCACAGCGCCTTCAGGGATGTGCACGTGCACTTCTCTATCTTTGTAGAAATCCGGTTTCAGCTTCAGTTTGCGAGAATTGCTCCTGATGTAGGACAGCGCCGCATTCGCCGACTCTTTTATCACATCGCCAAGTTTGCCGGTTAGGGTCAGTTTCGAAGCCCCATCCATCAGCGAGACTTCTATTG
This region of Candidatus Zixiibacteriota bacterium genomic DNA includes:
- the yihA gene encoding ribosome biogenesis GTP-binding protein YihA/YsxC; this translates as MLKIKNCEYLYSVVKPKDFKAEPYPQVAFAGRSNVGKSSLLNRLVGIRNVAKVSQTPGKTRAVNFFMTDANIMFVDLPGYGYSKVSKSISRQWGKLIESYLVNNDKLRGLVHLVDSRHPPTPLDQELNEWLNENGLVYVVVLTKADKLSGNLLSKSIVEAKKSLVLTVGMEPLVFSAKTGRGKNELLSWIDSQTK